The following are encoded together in the Streptomyces tendae genome:
- a CDS encoding alpha/beta hydrolase family protein, producing MAPQSPASYKPADPRLTARTATGQLVNKCVPKRLWNSVRTLTTKDGKHLSTLILGKGTNVVYFGHQYGGQICNFLDLAEEMAARGYRVILPEFRGYVASEAADTSSPLDMRAAFDELKLLPARHVFLAGASCGGTTAVVEGVRSGIPVVGLMLLSSPARCDGDAVSAVKNIEQPSLFMVAHEDMQGRHEKQLREVYEASPAKEKQFVVVDGEAHGTLMLHGDDAADARRTKVIDFMAHTYVAALRK from the coding sequence ATGGCACCACAGAGCCCCGCCTCCTACAAGCCGGCTGACCCCCGGCTGACCGCCCGAACCGCCACCGGTCAGCTGGTGAACAAGTGTGTGCCCAAGCGTTTATGGAACAGTGTCAGGACACTCACCACGAAGGACGGCAAACACCTCTCCACCCTGATCCTCGGCAAGGGGACCAACGTCGTGTACTTCGGCCACCAGTACGGCGGACAGATATGCAACTTTCTCGATCTCGCCGAGGAGATGGCCGCGCGCGGATACCGCGTGATCCTCCCGGAGTTCCGCGGCTACGTGGCGTCCGAGGCGGCGGACACCTCCAGCCCATTGGACATGAGGGCGGCCTTCGACGAGCTCAAGCTCCTACCCGCCCGGCACGTGTTCCTGGCTGGAGCATCGTGCGGCGGGACCACCGCCGTCGTCGAGGGCGTCAGGAGCGGCATTCCCGTCGTCGGGCTGATGCTCCTGTCGTCACCCGCACGCTGTGACGGTGACGCCGTCTCCGCCGTGAAGAACATCGAGCAACCCTCCCTCTTCATGGTCGCGCACGAGGACATGCAGGGCAGACACGAGAAGCAGCTCCGCGAGGTCTACGAGGCCTCCCCAGCGAAGGAGAAGCAGTTCGTCGTGGTGGACGGCGAGGCCCACGGCACCCTCATGCTGCACGGGGACGACGCGGCCGACGCCCGGCGGACCAAGGTCATCGACTTCATGGCCCACACGTACGTCGCGGCCCTGCGCAAGTAG
- a CDS encoding sensor histidine kinase, whose protein sequence is MRLLTVSALVAVCSVAATTWIAVRTTSGAIKKQQGQLLADDTLLLDVLTGYAATHANWDGVAPVVRDLAHRTGRRVALTTQNGALIADSSPQSGALPEQAWAIVDPLSVNRADPIDPRATGPFRLTGRERRTLEGYALQQVQCLRGLGVETAVAYTPSGRPTIRTFTASNDDSAAVCDSGRLARPTPTERIALRRLDSLVNGCLHHTGLTAVEVLPDFSWRQAPTEPGPASKGGARQIQPCITEGRKTLLRACVSPPARLFFASPETTSQRFRPSGTNLARVAGAAGLVLVLAFGVSVLAATRLVRPLHALTAAAQRLKDGDDTVRVPITTSDEIGRLTETFNDMAAHRNRLEQERRAMVGDVAHELRTPLSNIRGWVEAAQDGHTPADEEFLSSLHEEAVLLQHVIDDLQDLAAAEAGRLRLHPEQFEAGELIAQIATAHRAQADAAGVRLTATAPAECWLHGDPVRLRQAVGNLVSNAVRHTPPGGSVDVRLMIAADAAVIEVADTGTGISPQDLPRVFDRFWRADKSRSRDTGGSGLGLAIVRKLTEAHGGNVGVRSEVGIGTTFTLRLPEAAVEQRTVQSSGA, encoded by the coding sequence GTGCGGCTGCTGACCGTCTCCGCCCTCGTCGCCGTCTGTTCGGTCGCGGCCACCACATGGATCGCCGTCCGGACGACCTCGGGAGCGATCAAGAAGCAGCAAGGGCAGCTCCTCGCCGACGACACTCTGCTGCTGGACGTGCTGACCGGTTACGCGGCCACCCATGCGAACTGGGACGGCGTCGCACCCGTCGTACGCGACCTGGCGCACCGGACGGGCCGCCGGGTCGCCCTCACCACCCAGAACGGTGCCCTGATTGCGGACAGCTCACCGCAGTCGGGGGCGCTGCCAGAGCAGGCGTGGGCGATCGTCGATCCCCTCTCCGTCAACCGGGCCGATCCCATCGACCCCCGGGCCACCGGTCCGTTCCGGCTGACGGGGCGGGAGCGCAGGACCCTGGAGGGCTATGCCCTCCAGCAGGTCCAGTGCCTGCGCGGCTTGGGAGTGGAGACAGCCGTGGCGTACACCCCGAGTGGCCGGCCCACCATCCGCACCTTCACCGCCTCGAACGACGATTCCGCAGCGGTCTGCGACAGCGGTCGGCTGGCGCGCCCCACCCCTACGGAACGCATCGCACTGCGACGCCTCGACTCGCTGGTCAACGGCTGTCTCCATCACACCGGCCTGACAGCCGTGGAGGTGCTCCCCGACTTCTCCTGGCGTCAGGCTCCGACCGAGCCGGGGCCGGCCAGTAAGGGCGGCGCCCGGCAGATCCAGCCTTGCATCACGGAGGGTCGCAAGACCCTGCTGCGCGCGTGTGTGTCACCGCCAGCCCGGCTGTTCTTCGCCTCGCCGGAGACCACCTCGCAGCGATTTCGGCCGTCCGGCACCAATCTCGCGCGCGTCGCCGGTGCCGCAGGCCTCGTGCTTGTCCTCGCGTTTGGCGTCAGCGTCCTGGCCGCCACACGGCTCGTCCGTCCTCTGCACGCGCTCACCGCCGCGGCACAGCGGCTCAAGGACGGGGACGACACGGTACGCGTTCCCATCACCACGAGCGATGAGATCGGGCGGCTGACCGAGACGTTCAATGACATGGCCGCCCACCGCAACCGGCTGGAGCAGGAGCGCCGGGCCATGGTCGGTGACGTCGCCCATGAGCTGCGGACCCCTCTGAGCAACATCCGCGGCTGGGTGGAGGCTGCCCAGGACGGACACACCCCGGCGGACGAAGAGTTCCTCAGCTCCTTGCACGAGGAGGCGGTCCTGCTCCAGCACGTCATCGACGACCTGCAGGACCTGGCCGCGGCGGAGGCGGGGCGGCTGCGGCTGCATCCGGAGCAGTTTGAAGCGGGTGAGCTGATCGCCCAGATCGCCACAGCCCACCGGGCGCAGGCCGACGCCGCGGGTGTCCGCCTCACAGCGACCGCGCCGGCCGAGTGTTGGCTCCACGGCGATCCCGTCCGGCTGCGGCAGGCTGTGGGCAACCTGGTCTCCAACGCGGTCCGCCATACGCCGCCGGGGGGCTCGGTTGACGTGCGGCTCATGATCGCTGCCGACGCCGCGGTCATCGAGGTGGCGGATACGGGTACGGGGATATCGCCGCAGGACCTGCCTCGCGTGTTCGACCGTTTCTGGCGCGCCGACAAGTCACGCAGCCGCGACACCGGCGGCAGCGGGCTGGGTCTGGCGATCGTGCGGAAGCTGACGGAGGCGCACGGTGGCAACGTTGGCGTCCGCAGCGAGGTCGGAATCGGTACGACATTCACGCTGCGCCTGCCTGAGGCAGCCGTCGAGCAACGGACTGTCCAGAGCTCCGGTGCCTGA
- a CDS encoding glutamine synthetase family protein encodes MGSSFIRSHDLWSEEQQEAAERISTEVAEQKLRQVRLSWSDQHGILRGKTLEVNHFLSVLRNGKDFQTATLIFDTTNHPVVPPFGANALGDPRMTGLPDGVLVPDPTTFTLLPWLDRTGWILANMHYRTGELVPFDTRGILQTQLGHLADDGYSYVAGIEMEFYLTRIEDPRLSFEDCGQPAAPPTVSAVSHGFQYLTEMRGDEIGDILDVLRDNIVALGMPLATVEDEWGPGQCEVTFEPLPGLEAADTVVLLRSAVKQLCRRNGYHATFMSRPAFPNAFSSGWHLHQSLATAHAGNSFAGDEESALSPTGTHFMGGLLAHARACSLLTTPTVNGYKRYRPDSFAPNRVTWAEENRGALVRVAGGRGDANTHLENRVGEPAANPYLYLASQIISGRDGLHNKLPPGPSADEPYLADAPSLPASLEQAIPLFRQSELLRRELGTPFVDYLALVKQHEVNRFNAAVTDWEQREYFEVY; translated from the coding sequence ATGGGTTCTTCATTCATTCGGAGCCACGACTTGTGGTCAGAGGAGCAGCAAGAGGCCGCGGAGCGCATTTCCACGGAAGTCGCCGAGCAGAAGCTGCGCCAGGTGCGACTCAGTTGGAGTGATCAGCATGGCATCCTGCGAGGCAAGACCTTGGAGGTGAATCACTTCTTGTCGGTGCTCCGCAACGGCAAGGACTTCCAGACGGCGACACTGATCTTCGACACGACGAACCACCCCGTCGTACCCCCCTTTGGTGCCAACGCGCTCGGGGATCCTCGGATGACGGGGCTGCCCGACGGTGTCCTGGTCCCGGACCCGACGACCTTCACCCTGCTTCCCTGGCTCGACCGGACCGGTTGGATTCTCGCGAACATGCACTACCGGACGGGCGAACTCGTTCCGTTCGACACTCGAGGAATTCTGCAAACACAGCTCGGTCATCTCGCGGACGACGGATACTCCTATGTCGCCGGCATCGAGATGGAGTTCTACCTCACTCGCATCGAGGATCCTCGCCTGTCCTTCGAGGACTGCGGTCAACCCGCAGCGCCGCCCACGGTCAGCGCGGTCTCGCACGGATTCCAGTACCTCACCGAAATGCGAGGTGATGAGATCGGCGACATTCTCGACGTGTTGCGTGACAACATCGTAGCCCTCGGAATGCCCCTGGCGACCGTCGAGGATGAATGGGGGCCGGGCCAGTGCGAAGTCACCTTCGAACCGCTGCCGGGTCTTGAGGCCGCCGACACGGTCGTCCTGCTGCGCAGTGCGGTCAAGCAGCTGTGCCGGCGCAACGGCTACCACGCCACTTTCATGTCCCGCCCGGCCTTCCCAAACGCCTTCTCAAGCGGTTGGCACCTCCACCAGTCACTGGCCACGGCACACGCCGGCAACAGCTTCGCAGGCGACGAGGAGAGCGCCCTGTCCCCGACCGGAACCCACTTCATGGGCGGACTGCTCGCACACGCCCGTGCCTGTTCCCTGCTCACCACCCCCACCGTCAACGGCTACAAGCGATACCGGCCCGACTCCTTCGCCCCGAACCGGGTGACCTGGGCCGAGGAGAACCGCGGCGCCCTCGTCAGAGTGGCCGGCGGACGAGGCGACGCCAATACCCATCTGGAGAACCGGGTGGGCGAACCGGCCGCCAACCCCTACCTCTACCTGGCCTCACAGATCATCAGTGGCCGCGACGGCCTGCACAACAAGCTCCCCCCGGGGCCGTCGGCCGACGAGCCCTATCTCGCCGACGCGCCCTCGCTGCCCGCCAGCCTGGAGCAGGCCATCCCGCTGTTCCGGCAGAGCGAACTGCTGCGCCGGGAGCTTGGGACCCCGTTCGTGGACTACCTCGCACTGGTCAAGCAGCACGAGGTGAACCGCTTCAACGCAGCTGTGACTGACTGGGAGCAGCGTGAGTACTTCGAGGTCTACTGA
- a CDS encoding DUF4396 domain-containing protein, whose amino-acid sequence MDHSAYHDGTAHDHAARQAHEGHGGHHTGRVTWGSAAKATLHCLTGCAIGEILGMAIGTALLWGNVTTMVLAIVLAFVFGYSLTLFAIRKAGLGLKTALKVALAADTVSIIVMELVDNGIIALVPGAMDAHLYETLFWTSLLGGFAVAFLLTTPVNKWMIGRGKGHAVVHAYH is encoded by the coding sequence ATGGACCACAGCGCATACCACGATGGCACCGCGCACGACCACGCCGCGCGCCAGGCGCACGAGGGCCACGGTGGGCACCACACGGGCAGAGTGACGTGGGGGTCTGCCGCGAAGGCGACGCTGCACTGCCTGACAGGCTGCGCCATCGGCGAGATCCTCGGTATGGCGATCGGCACTGCCCTGCTGTGGGGCAACGTGACGACCATGGTCCTGGCGATCGTGCTGGCCTTCGTGTTCGGCTACTCGCTGACGCTGTTCGCGATCCGCAAGGCGGGCCTGGGCTTGAAGACCGCCCTCAAGGTGGCGCTTGCCGCCGACACCGTTTCCATCATCGTGATGGAACTCGTCGACAACGGGATCATCGCCCTGGTCCCCGGCGCGATGGACGCCCACCTGTACGAAACCCTGTTCTGGACGTCCCTGCTGGGCGGCTTCGCGGTCGCGTTCCTGCTGACGACCCCGGTGAACAAGTGGATGATCGGCCGCGGCAAGGGTCACGCCGTGGTCCACGCCTATCACTGA
- a CDS encoding response regulator transcription factor, with amino-acid sequence MCAYVMVAEDDAKQARLARIYLESEGHRVVVTCDGREALDHIRRAAPDLLVLDVMMPRVDGLDVVRILRAEDHQLPVLMLTARSTEDDLLLGLDLGADDYLTKPYSPRELAARVRTLLRRTRRRTAPDGDAAVFTVGAVILDPLRHTATVDGRHVDFTSAEFRLLCAMAAQPERVFSRGQLLEELHGIDRFVSSRAVDTHIMNLRKKIETSPGRPSRLITVYGVGYKLTAGTCHG; translated from the coding sequence GTGTGCGCATACGTCATGGTCGCGGAGGACGACGCCAAACAGGCCCGTCTCGCCCGTATCTACCTGGAGAGCGAGGGGCATCGCGTGGTGGTCACGTGTGATGGGCGTGAGGCGCTAGACCACATCCGCCGGGCGGCACCCGACCTCCTGGTCCTGGACGTGATGATGCCGAGGGTGGACGGTCTCGACGTCGTGCGCATCCTGCGCGCCGAGGACCACCAGCTGCCGGTGCTGATGCTTACCGCGCGGTCAACGGAGGACGACCTGCTTCTCGGGCTGGACCTCGGAGCCGACGACTACCTCACCAAGCCCTACAGCCCGCGCGAGCTGGCGGCCAGGGTGCGCACACTGCTGCGCCGCACTCGCCGTCGGACGGCACCCGACGGCGACGCCGCGGTGTTCACCGTCGGCGCGGTGATCCTCGACCCGCTGCGGCACACGGCGACGGTCGATGGACGCCACGTGGACTTCACGTCCGCGGAGTTCCGGCTCCTGTGCGCGATGGCCGCCCAGCCGGAGCGTGTGTTCAGCCGCGGCCAGCTCCTGGAGGAACTGCACGGCATCGACCGCTTCGTCTCCAGCCGCGCCGTTGACACGCACATAATGAACCTGCGCAAGAAGATCGAGACGTCGCCGGGACGGCCTAGCCGGCTGATCACGGTGTACGGCGTGGGCTACAAACTCACTGCCGGAACCTGCCATGGATGA
- a CDS encoding carbon-nitrogen hydrolase family protein: protein MSLLARICIPDPDPRTTLTVAAAQLGGPWLDIDARMKRLVHAAERAAAEGAQLLGTPETYLSGYPFWLTRTHGARFDDSDQKACYAAYLDSAIEVGGPEHRELEQLAADLSLALVVGVSERGRGTASGSVFCSILTLHPKEGLVGHHRKLVPTYDERLVWAQGDGAGLRTHVVGPARVGALNCWENWMPQARHALYCDGEQVHVGSWPGASRISADVTRFTAQEGRVFAMAVSGVLRPDDVPDTFPLAADIRANSEAMPFDGGSCVAAPDGTWVVPPVVGAEGVIVADLDLGWISRERLNFDPTGHYSRPDVFGVTVDRRRHEAGLFIDGGPAAPRGMDAGSGGDP from the coding sequence TTGTCGTTGCTGGCCCGCATCTGCATCCCCGACCCCGATCCCCGTACGACGCTGACCGTGGCGGCAGCGCAGCTCGGCGGTCCGTGGCTGGACATCGACGCCCGGATGAAGCGGCTCGTTCATGCAGCGGAACGCGCCGCAGCCGAAGGCGCGCAGTTGCTCGGGACCCCGGAGACGTATCTCTCCGGCTATCCGTTCTGGCTCACCCGCACTCACGGGGCCCGGTTCGACGATTCGGACCAGAAGGCTTGCTACGCCGCCTACCTCGACAGTGCTATCGAAGTGGGCGGGCCCGAACACCGTGAACTCGAGCAACTGGCCGCCGACCTCTCCCTCGCCCTCGTGGTCGGGGTGAGCGAACGAGGACGGGGCACTGCCAGCGGCTCCGTCTTCTGCAGCATCCTCACCCTGCACCCCAAGGAAGGCCTGGTGGGACATCATCGCAAACTCGTACCAACCTATGATGAACGCCTGGTGTGGGCACAGGGTGACGGGGCCGGACTTCGCACCCACGTGGTGGGCCCGGCGCGAGTAGGAGCATTGAACTGCTGGGAGAATTGGATGCCGCAGGCCCGGCACGCGCTGTACTGCGACGGTGAACAGGTGCATGTCGGCTCGTGGCCCGGCGCTAGCAGGATCAGTGCCGACGTCACACGATTCACCGCGCAGGAGGGCCGCGTCTTCGCCATGGCGGTCTCCGGCGTACTTCGGCCGGACGACGTGCCCGACACCTTCCCTCTCGCGGCCGACATACGTGCCAACTCCGAGGCGATGCCCTTTGACGGCGGTTCGTGCGTCGCTGCACCGGACGGAACCTGGGTGGTGCCGCCGGTGGTCGGTGCTGAGGGCGTGATCGTGGCGGACCTGGACCTCGGCTGGATCTCCCGGGAGCGCCTCAACTTCGACCCGACAGGGCACTACAGCCGGCCCGACGTTTTCGGCGTCACCGTGGACCGCCGGCGTCATGAAGCCGGCCTCTTCATCGACGGGGGACCCGCCGCGCCCAGGGGCATGGACGCGGGGTCAGGAGGTGATCCGTGA
- a CDS encoding alpha/beta hydrolase, with protein sequence MPTHTTSVKAPSAVVSSAEYHLGDRTFAVPGSEGARSELTGIVHYPNSPGTGRHPVVVILHGLANSCDDRQAWTALQKAQEAGDEAEIVRQAGYLNQWPCRDGAVPLASYRGYDYLGERLARQGIVTVSISADGINAAGLFGNDDMSARAALVNRHLAMWAQLAQRGTGPLAGRFTRPGTRQPVSVDFRGRLDIKDVGTIGHSRGGAAVQWHSSTTNRKDWPDGVRIRAVLPLASAILGDGTPDQYLTAPDIPFMNTFGTCDRGGFSSISEGDYFYKEAIARPDQRAVVRTVHLGGGNHNFFNTRWSPSSGVSGAADDARHNGPTGTCVSDADDATDIPQLSETTQRHALTTYAAAFFQHYLTGDPTSTPVLNGETHPLGPAVSVEVSAFVPK encoded by the coding sequence ATGCCCACACACACCACCTCGGTGAAAGCGCCGAGCGCCGTTGTCAGCAGTGCCGAATACCACCTGGGCGACCGCACCTTCGCCGTCCCAGGCTCTGAAGGCGCTCGCTCCGAACTCACCGGAATCGTGCACTATCCCAACTCTCCCGGCACCGGCAGGCACCCGGTTGTGGTCATCCTGCACGGGCTGGCGAACTCCTGCGACGACCGACAGGCGTGGACCGCACTGCAGAAGGCACAGGAGGCCGGCGACGAGGCCGAGATCGTCAGACAGGCCGGCTACCTCAACCAGTGGCCATGCCGGGACGGCGCCGTCCCACTGGCGAGCTACCGCGGCTACGACTACCTCGGAGAGCGACTAGCCAGGCAGGGCATCGTCACCGTGTCCATCAGCGCCGACGGCATCAACGCCGCTGGCCTGTTCGGCAACGACGACATGAGTGCACGCGCCGCTCTCGTCAACCGACACCTCGCGATGTGGGCTCAGCTCGCCCAGCGGGGAACCGGTCCCCTCGCCGGAAGGTTCACCCGCCCCGGGACACGGCAGCCCGTCTCCGTCGACTTCCGGGGCCGGCTCGATATAAAGGACGTCGGCACGATCGGGCACTCGCGGGGAGGCGCCGCCGTCCAGTGGCACTCCTCCACGACCAACCGCAAGGACTGGCCGGACGGTGTCCGGATCAGGGCAGTTCTGCCGCTCGCCTCGGCGATCCTCGGTGACGGAACACCTGATCAGTACCTCACCGCTCCAGACATCCCGTTCATGAACACCTTCGGCACCTGTGACCGTGGAGGGTTCAGCAGCATCTCCGAGGGCGACTACTTCTACAAAGAAGCGATCGCACGGCCGGATCAGCGCGCCGTCGTCCGCACCGTCCACCTGGGCGGCGGGAACCATAACTTCTTCAACACCCGCTGGTCCCCAAGCAGCGGAGTGTCGGGCGCGGCGGACGACGCACGGCACAACGGCCCGACCGGCACCTGCGTGAGTGACGCCGATGACGCCACCGACATCCCCCAACTGTCCGAGACCACCCAGCGCCATGCCCTCACGACGTACGCCGCGGCATTCTTCCAGCACTACCTCACCGGCGACCCGACATCGACCCCCGTCCTGAACGGCGAGACTCACCCTCTGGGCCCAGCCGTGTCGGTGGAGGTCTCCGCGTTCGTTCCGAAGTGA